The Rattus norvegicus strain BN/NHsdMcwi chromosome 9, GRCr8, whole genome shotgun sequence genome contains the following window.
ccaggTATGGAGTAGAGGAGCAAAACTGGCACTGCTAGAGTGTCACCTAACCTTGACCTCATCTCCCTCTCTACTCCATTCTTTCCTCTTGATAATTGGATGATCTATTTTCTACCACGGGAAAACCTTGATAAATTCTAGTTTCACAGGCCCCCACTGTTAAGAGTTGGCTTAGACTGTCAGATAGGCCTCAGGTTTTAAAACTTTTCTGTGAGTGGGTGTTTTGCTTCCAcatctgtctgtgtaccacatgtgcactgtgcccagagaggccagaatgGAGTGTTGGATATCCTGGAGCTGGAGGAAGAGCTGgctgtgagatgccatgtgggtgctgggatcaaacccaggtcctctgcaacagcagctGGGCTCCAACTGCTGAGCTGCTTCAGAGGCCTCTGGGGGATGTTGAATTTGAATTAAATGCATTTGTACTAGGAGATGCCCATGGGCCTTTGGGGACCAGGAGTGGAGTGTTCAGGTTTGACTCTAGATTCACTATGGACCCTTTGGAGGTGGGGCCTAGCTGTGACCCATCCAGGGGAACTGTGAAGGTCAAGCCTAGAGTGCTCTCTTCCCACCCAGTGGCCCACAGTTTCTGCACATGCCTCCTCCATGGTATTGGGTGAGGGGTGTtagtaagaacaaaaataaaattaaaaaggacacAAAGCTCAGAGGGGTGGAATAGATTTTCTTGGCTGACAAAATAAGCAAATTCAAGCTGAATTGAGAGTAAAAATGCAGGTTTGTTTGGGGGCAGCTCTTGGGAGGGTTCACCGGTCCCAAAGAATGGGGCCAGGGAAATCGCCatgcagacagggagacagaagtaggagagaaagaagagaactgtgcagcagggagggagagggggggggagggagaggggaaggggagggggagggaagtgaagagaagtgagagggaaggggagagagaaaggatgagggagggaggtagggagggagggagagaggaaggggaaaagagagggggagggagtgggagggaaggagagagaaagcttGGGAGCCTGGTATCTGGATAATGTAGGAAGTgcctctgggggaggggaagcccagacCCTAGGTTGGAAAGTTCAGGGTAGGAGGAGTATGCCAGCGGTACACTGTAACAGGGGGACAGCATACCCTGTGATTGAGGGATCTGAgaaaacctggaggccaggtccgCTTTGATAGTGTTAAAAAGAGTCTGAAATTCAACAGTGTGGGGAGGCGaaggggagatggaaggaagtaTCAGCTGGCAGATATGTGAACTATACagttataaatatacatatttataaatatgtagaactcgaaaagaaaaaaaattattcacaAGCCATCCTGGAGTTATGGCCAAGGGTATACCCTCTGAACTCCAAAGAAAGTCTCGTCAGCATTGCGGGACGGCAGCAGAGGCTGGGTGAGGTTGGAGCAGAGGACATCTCCACGGGCAAGCGGCGTAAGGCGCTGTAAAGACACTGTACAGTCCTGTCCGAAGCGCCGACGCAGCAAGCTGATGCTGTGCACAGCGGGGGAGCAGATGCCCACAACCAGGCTGGCCCTGTGCTGCAGGGCGCTACCTGAGGAGGAGCAGTTGGCCAGTGTCACCTGGATATGCAGCCTGTAGATGCCGTCTTGATGGATACGCAGATTGCCCTTCTCCAGCCCTGGTCCGTGCGTGAAGGATCTTCCCAGGGCTGGGCCTGCTCCCCAGCGCAGTGTGAGGTCCTTTTGAGGGTCTGGGGACAGAAGTTAAATGGAATGAGAAGTTAagacagggagaagaaagaagagggaggtggGATAGGCACAGGAGATgttggagaggcagagagatggaaAAAGTTTggtagagatggagagagaatgagaggtaCAGACACACAGAAGTCATAGAGATACACATCTGagaagacagatggacagacgaTCCAAGGAGGAGAGCCACGGGGTGTGGTGCATAAGAAGCTTAAGGCTGTTGCAGCTTTGCATGCTTATcactttgcctctgtctccagcaATACCCTGGGTTCAAAGGACCACAAGGGTTTGGGTCAGCATGACAAGACCATCTACAAAGTCCCTTGTCACTATCCTTGTGGTGGCTCACTAAATTGTCTTAGTCTAGAATCACTATGGAAGCGGATCTCTGAGCTCATCTCTCAGCGGGGTTATGAACTGAGGCATGACTCACCCTGCATGTGGGTGGGGCCGTGCTACAGGCAGGGTCCTGGACTGAATGTAAGGAGAGAAATTGCTGAACTCTAGCTTTCATCTTGCTACTTCCTGACTGAGGATGTGAAGTGACCATCGGCAGCAggctcctgcctccatgccttctctcttaagttgcttttgttcattatttcattttgttattttgtttcagCAATTAAAAAAGTAACGGAATTGTTGATTCAAATATCTTAATTCCTGATTACAGCAGCTTAAAGCCACTATCTGGAAGGTCCTTAACAAATGACTGAAGCAGCAAGAGAAAATACGTTTAATTAGttattgattttgagacaggatctagcTATACAGTCTAGGGTAGTCTCAAGCTCAAgatgcttctgcctcagtctgctGATTACTAGAATAACCAGTGTGCCCAGAGAGGACGGATTTATTAAAGTTATGGTTACTTGGTTATTAATTTCAAGATCTAAGTACTAATAAATGTTACTACtagaagtttatttttttatctttattaacttgagtatttcttagttacatttcaattgtagaagtttatttttaaatgttgaggcaAAATCTTGCTGTAGCTTGAGCGGACCTGGAACTTGCAATGCCCCTGTCTCAGCTCAGCAGTGTTAGAATGACAgctgtgcatcaccacaccccaCAGGGTCTTACTTTGAAGAAGGCATCCAAATCCCAGAATGACACAAGTAATGCCTTGGTTTAATTCTCTGCCTATGTTCCAGCGTTTGTGCTTTCCTTCGGTTGTGTGTGGCATTTTGAAAGGCCTCTGCCACTGTCATGCCGGCCACTCTGAgtgggattctaggcaggggctccatGCCTGAGCCGTGCAGGCCCCCAGCTCCTCATTGCCCTTTTCACTAAGATGCAGCCTCTTAGAGGTGCGTCGAGAAGACAAAGGGACAGGGGAGCTGGATCACCACAGCTCCAGGAAAGGAGAGGATAGAGGAGGTGGTACTAGCTGTCTGCCTGTGCCGTGCTGTGCTGAGGATGAAGCCCAGGGCTTCCTGAATGCCGAGTTCAGGGCCAGCCAACTCAGGCCATACCCTTCAGatgcccctccctctctccgtccctccctcccctctttcctgcCTTCATCCTCCATCCCAGACCACTGGATTCCCAGCCTTACCTGTGAGATTCAGCTGTAACTCAGCTACGTGcaactgaaagaaaatagaaaatagagacAGCGCATTAGAGCTTGGAAGGCTCTCTGGTCCGGTGTGTAGGCTGTCTGTGATCCATCCTGCGTCTCCACTGGCccaatttaagattttttttcgttgatttttctttgttgtaAAGTCTTATAGAGGCCCGCGCGAAGTTGCAGTCCTCACTCAAAGTAACAAGGTGGCCCAAACAATCTAACTAACGCTTTGTTTTCCCAGGAACCCGGGACTCAGGCCACCTTTCCCACTACTTCTCCAAAGACACGGGTGGGCGGTGCCTGACCTTTTAGCCGCAGGCAGCTCGGGATCCCTTCAGTACCAGCTAGGTAAGCCCCCAGCAACGTGTGCGTCAATCTCAGACGCCGTAGGGAAAGTCGGGGACCTAATCGTCCTGGCGCTCAAGGCCGCATCTTTCCCAGTCCGgaaccgccgccgccgccgcccgcgtCTGCTCCGGTGCAGCTGGGACCGGCCTGGCTTCCATAATCGACTtctcctgttttctctctgtgtcctcctttTGATCCATCTCATTCCAATttcgctcccccctcccccatccctgtccGCGTCCTTTGCCTGTGCTGTAGCGCATCCTCTAGGTTCACCCTCCCAGCGCCTGTCTGGTCCCCTCCAGCCGATGGGCAcctgaatattctctctctcccctacttctttcttcctctcaccTCAGGTGGCTCCAGCAGCACGTGCTGAGGCTTACTGAGGTGCCCGCCGCAGAGGAGCCACCAGCAAATCGCAATAATCACCATCAGCAGCCACGGC
Protein-coding sequences here:
- the Cd70 gene encoding CD70 antigen (The RefSeq protein has 1 substitution compared to this genomic sequence), which codes for MPEEGRPYPWVRWSWSAFQRLLPWLLMVIIAICWWLLCGGHLSKPQHVLLEPPELHVAELQLNLTDPQKDLTLRWGAGPALGRSFTHGPGLEKGNLRIHQDGIYRLHIQVTLANCSSSGSALQHRASLVVGICSPAVHIISLLRRRFGQDCTVSLQRLTPLARGDVLCSNLTQPLLPSRNADETFFGVQRVYPWP